A DNA window from Danio aesculapii chromosome 1, fDanAes4.1, whole genome shotgun sequence contains the following coding sequences:
- the inab gene encoding internexin neuronal intermediate filament protein, alpha b, which produces MSYGSDIYSASSYRKIFGDSTRFSASPSRLSSSRSGFKSQSVNRPNIPSSYKRSTRSGFPASSLTLDSFDFTQSTVLNNEFKIIRTNEKEQMQGLNDRFAMFIEKVRNLEQHNKVLETELVTLRQRQTEPSRLAELYQQEIRELRSQLEELNAEKNQMMFERDSIEEDLQKLHEKFEEEMRMREEAEQTLRAFKKDVDNASMVRLDLEKKVESLLDEINFLRKVHEEEVAELMNMIQASQVSVEMEVAKPDLTSALKDIRGQYEAMASKNLQSAEEWYKSKFADLSEQANKSNEFIRASREELNEFRRQLQSKTIEIESLKGTNESLERQIHEMEDRHNAEVMGYQDSIGELENDLRTTKSEMARHLREYQDLLNVKMALDIEIAAYRKLLEGEETRISTGITYPTPASMSSYSYQSRLYSSTSMSAKKEVKDDDDKHQQSGKPGKGSSQSDDSKKNDKIDSGDVNSTNQKN; this is translated from the exons ATGAGCTACGGATCCGACATCTACTCTGCCTCTTCCTACCGGAAGATCTTCGGGGATTCCACCCGCTTCTCAGCCTCTCCATCCCGGTTGAGCAGCTCCCGGAGCGGGTTTAAATCCCAGTCTGTGAACCGCCCCAACATCCCAAGCTCCTACAAGCGCTCCACCCGATCTGGCTTCCCGGCTTCTTCTCTGACTCTGGACAGCTTCGACTTTACCCAGAGCACCGTGCTTAACAATGAGTTTAAAATCATCCGCACTAATGAGAAGGAGCAGATGCAAGGGCTCAACGACCGTTTCGCGATGTTCATTGAGAAAGTTCGCAATCTGGAGCAGCACAACAAAGTGCTGGAAACCGAACTCGTGACTCTTCGACAGCGCCAAACAGAACCGTCCCGTCTCGCCGAACTTTACCAGCAGGAGATCCGTGAGCTGCGCTCCCAACTCGAGGAACTCAACGCCGAGAAGAATCAGATGATGTTCGAGCGCGACAGTATCGAGGAAGACCTACAGAAACTTCACGAGAAGTTTGAGGAAGAGATGAGAATGCGCGAGGAGGCCGAGCAAACCCTGAGAGCTTTCAAGAAGGACGTGGACAACGCCTCCATGGTGCGTCTAGACCTAGAGAAAAAGGTCGAATCTCTTCTGGATGAAATCAACTTTTTGAGGAAGGTGCACGAGGAGGAGGTGGCCGAGCTCATGAACATGATCCAGGCTAGCCAGGTGTCCGTGGAGATGGAAGTGGCCAAACCCGACCTTACCTCCGCCCTAAAGGATATTCGCGGCCAATATGAAGCAATGGCGAGCAAGAACTTGCAGTCGGCTGAAGAATGGTACAAGTCCAAGTTCGCCGATCTCAGCGAACAGGCCAACAAGAGCAACGAGTTCATTCGCGCTAGCAGGGAAGAGCTCAACGAGTTCAGGAGGCAGCTGCAGTCCAAGACCATCGAGATCGAGAGTCTGAAGGGCACAAATGAATCTCTTGAAAGGCAGATTCATGAGATGGAGGACAGGCACAACGCCGAGGTCATGGGCTACCAG GATTCCATTGGAGAGCTGGAGAATGATCTGAGGACCACTAAGAGTGAGATGGCCCGTCATCTTAGGGAGTATCAAGACTTGCTGAATGTCAAGATGGCGCTTGACATTGAAATAGCTGCTTACAG GAAGCTGTTGGAAGGGGAGGAGACGCGTATCAGCACAGGCATCACCTACCCCACCCCTGCCTCAATGTCCAGCTACAGCTATCAGTCCCGCCTGTACAGCAGCACCAGCATGAGCGCAAAGAAGGAGGTCAAGGATGATGACGACAAACATCAGCAGAGCGGCAAACCCGGCAAAGGCTCCTCCCAGTCTGACGACTCCAAGAAGAATGACAAGATCGACTCCGGAGATGTGAATTCCACCAACCAGAAAAACTAA